The window TGTGAACTACGACTTGAAGATGTGGAATTGAGAGGGATTGGGCTTGGGTATAACCACTTGAGCATTACTAAAAACTTCGCAAAACATTTTCGTTTCGTCATTTTCTCATTTTCGATACTAACAGGTTTTACAAAACCCACATGAAAagatttttgtaataatttaccAATTGGTCAAAAGCAACTGAATATCGAAAGTATAAAACACCACAAGTAGTATTGAAATAGTATTACATTGCACACAAAAGATATTTTCTCACCATCAAAATTGACGTAGCACAGTCGCACTGTTAGGTCTTCATCTCCGTGCAGATAAGCCGGACCACCTGCCATCACCTGTCAATGCACATCGTACTTTGTAATATTGTCACTAACCAAGCTAGGTAATAAATAACCACAGCAGttattcaaaaatacaaattacGAGTAGAGTCTAAATAGTTGATGAACAAATTGCATGAATCGAATTTGAAGCATAAATACGAGAGTTAACGAACCagctattattttattttgcaaagtaCTGAGTTTATGCTCGActcattaaaattaaaattcgaAAGGTtcgcaaaataaaattctggCTGGTTTGTTGGCTTTCGTATTTATTCTTCAAATAACCATGGTTCTTATTTCTTTAGCAATTTCTTTAAACAATGTGTAATAGTTAAGACTCAACCAGTCACTCGTGTTGAAATCATTTAACGCAAGTATCCACGTCTCACCGCAACTCCAGTGTCCTCGAGAAGAGCAAGACACATCCCCGTTCCTGTGGTGACCCCACGAGCAGTTAGACCGGATCGGATCGTCTCAAAGTCGGGGAATATATAATAACCCGAGTGTGGTTCCCGCACATGGACGCCATGCTCTTCAAGTGTCCTGTGTTTCATCACAAGCACATGATAACGTATTATCGTTacgacaattttatttttgttaattacCACATGATTGGTGACTATGCCAAATGTtaataatcatttttaagTTCTAGAATCGAAAGGACTTAGCAAACATTGATTTGATTTTACCGGCAACAAAACTTAGCCACAGCTTGTAAAATCCTCCTGCAGTGGAAGACGTAGCTCCTTGAGTTATCACCAAACTTGAGCAACTGTGAGGTAGAAAATAAAGTGAAAGTTAAACTGTCACGAGAAAACAAGAGCTAACAAAATGAAATAGGATCAGTCAGTTTGTTGTGATTGGAAACAATAGACAACAAATCAAAACAAGAATTAAcgagtaaaataaaatttcgttATAACTTTTCAAGGTCAGgatattaaacaaacaaacaaagctgcAAGTAGCAACCTCAATGGCGGCATATTGGATTGGGGCAGAAGCTGAGGTGAACGTCTGACTTGCTGCGCTTGCAACCGCGTCTCCAACAGCTAAGAAATAGGATTTCTATTGAACTTTGTCCACTCTATTATGGTAATAACAATAACTGCCTGGCAAATAATTTGGATACTATAAACCCGACGtcaaatttaacttaaattttactgTAATAAAACATGTCATCACTGATAACTCACCTTTGAGGTGTGGAGGGTATAAGTGATAACCTAGCCTCCATCCACCGCAACTTGCCCACTTTGAAATTCCGCACGACACCACGGTACCTTCTGGATAGAACTACGTGGGGGTACAAGGACATAATGATCGGGCGAGGAATTACAAACGCTATGTAACATTTCTACGGCAAACTTCGTACGCTGAAAACTTTGAATAATTTGAACCATATAGCACTATAAGTAAGACTTGTTCTTGTATTGGATTACAATTAAGTACTTCAATAAATATTAGCGAAATGCCGAATCAAATATGAATATTTCGCAAGAATATcgaaaatttctgtttttgtcACGAATTTGAATCTTTTTAACAAATCATCGTATTAAAAGTCCACAGTCAAAAACTCTTATTCGTCGTCAATCAGTTACCTTTGCAAGGCTCGTGTATTGACCCGAGAAGGAAAGTCTTGAATAGATTTCATCACTTACGACCAATAACTTATGTTTACGAAAAACCTCgctgaaaaaaataaagaaaacattagaataaaaataacaaagcaaTATCCCGAAATCAACGGAAATAAAATTACCTATTTCTGTCTTTCAAATGACAGGAGACAAATATACAATTCTGAGggattaaaataattttgtttgtaattctGGTTAAAATAATTCACGCCATTACAAGAGTgagtaaaaaataattagaagACGTATAAATATTATGTATTACAAAACTAAAAGCAATTAACACTAGCACCAGGATTAAATCCCATAtataacaaaaagtaaaataaccATTTTTTACATCAAACCAAAATTGAATGTCTAAATGTAGtacaactatttgcttttatgTTATTGTCACTTTGGTAACGATACGACATGTTACTTGTTCAGCGGGACTAGCAGCATAGATCAAGCGTACACGTTTTGCATGAtgatgaaaaagaaaaggtcAGGAGATATACTGTGAAAAACAGGGTCATGCTAAGGCTGCAGTTAGTCAATCAAAGAAACTTGTTTTTCATGAATATTCAAGAAACCATCCACTCAGCTTATACTGTATTATGAATGTGGAAGATGTGAAGACTCTTTTTTAGGATGCAGGAAAAATGCTTCACTTTCCGGCCTATACATCCAAAATCACTCAAGCAAAACCATTTTCTCTTTCGCATTCTAAATACAGAGTGAAAGGTGCTGCCGAGAAAAAGAGTCAATACCAAAGGTAGTCAAGCAACACATTGTGAGCAATAGGAAGACGAAGACAAGCAAAAAGCTGTAATTGGCTGCTCGAGAAAATCCCAGAAAGGAATTAGACAGGAAGTGGAATGAAGTCTGAGCTTCACTTGGTATCTAATGAAAGACTCTTGATTCAAATTTACCCGACAAATTATCTGGTGAAATATTTCCGTTGACAAAAGCATTAGAGTATTTCACAATTCAAACCTAACTTAACCTAACTTAAGTTTTATAACATTGAAACCTAAgtctaacctaaatctaccttttaatctaaatttaaataaacatcgattttgtttttgtgttattttgcttttttgtttgttgtttgttgctattttgttattttgggCGATAAACACTTAAACTCTAAAAAAGATTAACGATTAAATGGCATTAATCAAATCATTCTTCTAACCTTTTACCTTTAATTTGACCCACTTACGAAAAACGACTcgatttttgaacaaaaatgcaaagtGGCTTAAATTACATTTCTAATTGCATAGAACACAGTATTTTAGAAGGATTTAATTAATTTGCCCATGCGCAAAGCAGCGGAGAGCTTGGAGGCGTGCAGAAGTGCAGAAGCAATACCTGAGTGACTTCAGTTCATTTGCAGAGTACGAAGTCCCAGCTAAAGAATAAATTTTATGACACAACTTTGTCTGCAACTTCTACAACTTGCATCGATGAGATAATTAAATGTATGATAAGGTGGAAATAATACGACATGTAATCACTAATCATTCAAACAATTCTTCAACAAATATAGAGGGACTAAACTATCGGGTTTAAACAACCACTTTTGGGGTAATTCTTCGTGTCTTTCTGCAAGAAATCAATGGAGACTAAGTAAagcttaaaataaataatttaatcaaaccaGATTTAGTTGAGTCCAAGAATACTTCTGTATTTGTCCCCAGTTTGTGACCACACCTGATGCATATGGGTGACCACAGTTAGCCCCACTGTGcttaatataataaaaataaaataacaaatgtcATACTTGGGTTGTCTGGGTTGCAAAAGATGAGTACGCTGttcttttttactttgttttccTCAAACACCTGTAAATCGATAAATTGTTTCAGCATTCATGGCAAAAAAGTGTGAATAAATAGACCATATTGCAAAATCAATTGTCTAAAAAGGATAACTAAAATAATCAacaattgcacattttttcataattcACCATCTCCAGTCTTTCTGGAGTCAACTTCCATCCCTCCTCGAAATTTGTGGGTATCTTGTGGACGGTGTGGTTGGACAGAAGAGCCTGTGGTTTGTATGTAGTCCACGTGGGAGCCAGCAGTAGTACgtctgcaaaaaattaaaaattcttcaCCAAATACAACTTGCACTGAAAATTATTGGTAAACTATAAAGCAGTGCAATTTTACAGAGGTTCCGTACAAACGTGATATTCCGCATAATATTTAAAAGGCGTGAGTTGTAAGGGTTCAGCTAGAGTAATTCAATTTGAGAGCAAGTTGTCAGAACAATAAAGGTTACATCAATACTcagtaaaacatttccagttAAACTCTGCCATATTGCATAAAAGTGACAAATCTCAGCCCATATTTCTACACTATTAATCAGTTGGAAGTGTGATTAATAACAGTTACAGCAAATGACCCATAAAACGATGATGTACAAAtacttatatttttatgataaatatattatgtttcaattaaatttcGAGTTACGTGCAACACTATCTGTGATGTAACGGAAGTAATGGTTAACAAACATGTCATTGATCAAACACGCCAAACAGGAATTATGGTGAATGGGCTGTTTAATTTTCCTGTCAAGATCAACAATGAATGTGTGGTTAATGATAATGACACACGAAAACCAGCCACCATATTGTGATaaaactgattatatttgacATCTCACAGTATGATGTACAATGTGACATAATATTAACAGCATGACTGATAACATGACATACAAGCAACAACAATGCAATAACAATACTAAAGAAATATGCTGACATCATCATAATTGTCACCTTGTATAACacaatatataaatataatgaaATGAATGAACAAACTGGACTTCACCTCCGTTTGTTACAGCCAACAGGAGGAAGATGAGCTCTTTTGATCCAGGTCCCACGATGACATCGGATGCCTTGAAGTGATGAAGATCGTCTTCCCTGCTGTGGAGTTGGCACACAACTTCCCTCAGCTTCAACAAACCTTGATGCAGCAAGAAAGTATTAGTTAAAGTATAGTATTAGTATATAGTAAGTATTAGTATTATAATATTAGTTCGCAAATATTGCAgctataaataaaacattggagAGTTCCATTTTGAGTGTATTCCAGTGAACCACAACCACAACATGCTTTTTagtgttgttttgtgttgaaatatgtttaaaaaggCCGAATGTGTGCATTTTTCATCATAAAACACAGACACTAGAAATGTCACTAGACAAAAATATTGGAGAGTTTCCTTTTGCCGACGAATCTATTTCGTTAATGTCattgaacaaaaaacttttcttggaatactcaaatacaaaagaatttGCAATAAAGTTGAATTGCTTAAATCAATCAAGTCTGATTAATTACCAGGTTACCTCTGATTGGCAAATATTCCCCGACATGAGAATATCGCTTTAACTCATCTTGCGCAAATTGTGGGACAGGGAATGGGGATTGGCCGAACCCTAAATGATGAATTTTCACTCCTTTTTCCTGCAACGATCTGATGACGCAAACCAAgcatggtgaaaaatgttttaaacaatatTATCATAACTATACTATAactgtatatataaataactATACTTATCAATGGCATGTATATCTGTCAACTTTTCCCATAAAGTAAGCCTGCTTATGTTATAAGCATGGTCTGGTTTaggttattattattaatgagTAGGCTACTGCTAGTTATggcatttttattaaattttaataagcaTTTGTTAACATAAAATGAGGGTTGAAGTATTTAAACAGCCAGAAATATCTCGACCGGATATTTTAAACTATCAAATAATTAACCATAAAACATCTCACTTGATATGTTCATGAAACTGGAGGTTGGATGCTGATTTAGATTGCTTCAAACTGTCCTTCAGAAAACATTGACCAAGTTCCATTTTGTAAAGTTGCAGGGTATCCTTATAGGCTTAACTACACAAACAAGAAATCCGGAAGATTCTTAATATGATGCTAAGCAAATGACAGGTTAGGTTATATTTCAAGAAACTGGGCAAAAGAGTGTAATGGAATGGGTGTATATggcccacttcactacaatgtttgcttgttgaattgtttattgcggtggatgatatatgagtctcataaggtcgttgtctgcttttctcaccctcagtgacaacaaagttgtctaacttgaTACTGAAATTCttcaaatttaattcaacAGTAGTTTTCAcaagaatgacaactgtataaattgatttttatgaagcttctttaaacgattacatttagacaaaacattggcaGAGCAGCAACAGCAAAAAGCTGCTGCTGCTATTTTCTTAATACacaaaatgaatgaataacTCACATTGCACGTACGATAGGCAAGAACAACATTAATGTCACAACTTTAAACAGGAAACAGGATGTCATTGGCACATCATGCTCATCACAAGAGTTTAGCTAGTCTAGACTGTACATTTATTAAAACAGATTAATCTATGACAGGCCAAGATATTGTGCTGTCATGAGGGCCCAGAttggaaaatttgctgtttttgggtgagaaatcaACAGTAGTAGCCATTTTACTGTACACGTTATTAATTCTTATCCACCGcgcacttagcaaacttttaAATCTGGATGTTGGCCTGTTGCTAGGCTACATGAACAAATAAACTCTTAACCTATTTTAGTATCCTTACTGAAATATATGTAACTCCAATAGCTTTTTTTCTATTACCCACAATACATGAACATTTTTAAGCATGTCGTTGATTCTCAGTAATTTGCATACGACTTCATGGCTGGTATAAATATCATGGTCTCTGTATCCCTGTcatgtttatttcattttgaggTTTTTTCTGTTCTACGCTACACTAGTTCCTGTTACTGGCAGGCCTCGATTACAGTGCATCAAAAAATCAATTACTAGGCTATGTCCTAGGCTACAGAAAACAACCAAAAAGGTTCGCTATTATTTGTCCTATGCCTAGCCAGGCAGCCAGCTATAGCTTATCTGGCCTAGTTGGTTGCTGTTGCAGTCACTGCTAGCGCGTGCGGCTTCGCTGTGATTCACTTTTGTGGTCCAGAACCGGAAGGTTTAAAAACAGATTAAGCTGATGGCTTTATTTCGCCTTAGACGTGAGCTGATAAATAGGCATGAAGgctaaaaacttttatttagaATTGCCTAACTCCATCAACAAGCTCTGGACTTGAACTTTCGACCAATCCTTCCATGGTAACGACATTCTTAGAAGTAGGGAGTTTCCCTAAGGAGTGCTTCAGGAGTCGcgttattttcaattcagcgTCGTCGCAAGATTGGGCAAGAAATATTAGGTTTCACAGAGGCCACTACAATAATGTTTAATTACTATAGACGGATATAATGCCTTAAATTCCATTTAAAACGTACGTGGCTTTCCCAGATAGTTCGTAGATATTTGTTTCACCACTGTATGTTAAGGATAGGTTTGTTGAAGCAAAGGTCATTCGATCATCGCCGACCGGAATTGGGTCATGCACAGTTCACAACCGGAATATGAAGgtttaaaacaatcaatttGGAAGCTTAATATGGATACTTTTACATTACACCACGTTTCAGCTGTAAGAGTATAGCGTATTTGAAGATGCAAGCAAAACAAACTATAGGCTATACCTACTAAATTAGTCCCTGATAAAACCCGTCTTGCTGCAGCCATAGAAAGCACCGACTAACTAAACGGCGTGTTATGTTATAGgcaaattttttcattgcaGTGAATAACTGGTTGAATTTTAGAATAAATAAACACCGAGTGCCGAAATACAGTGACCATAAAAATCCCAAGATAAAAAGATATATCCAAGAAACTATCTTTCCACAATGCAAGTTGCATGGAAAATGAATTCAGAATAAACACGAAACGTTTGCTAATAAAATTGCTTGTTAGATTTTTGGTTCTGTTATTTATTCTTCGAAAGTCCAAGACAATAATGCAACATTTCTGCCAATACTTCAGCGGAGATTCGACAGTGTTCCACTTGGTCGGAGTGCGTGTCTCCGATTTAAAACTAGCTATAACATATTTAACTACTTACAAAGCGCAGCCAAGATTGCACTTCACACGCGAATCAGCGTTCACCATAAACTTCCCCTTTCAGCAGCGTATCTAGAAGGTGCCTTATAACGTCATATTGGTTGTAAGAATCTTCTGGGTATTCAGCGTCAATATGCAACCGAAGATCAACGTTAGGCTCCCTGTATACAGTTACCACTACCACTTCTTCACTACGGTATAACGTTATTTAATGTGACGTAATTTTAGTGTGTGTTGAATGTGGTAATTGGTTTGTCTGGTAATTGGTTTGTCCGGGGGCAATTCCAAAGTTTTATATGCTCTCTTTCTTAGACAATAATTTCTAAAAGAACATGCATTCACAATGCAAGCGGGAACCACTACATGCCAGCTACTGCTATAGTTCGTTGTTCTTGCAAGCTTGTATTCCAACTACTAATAGCTGTTGTTCCTAGCTTGTATGCCAGCTACTACCAGCTGTTGTTCCTAGCTTGTACGCCAGCTACTACCAGCTGTTGCTCTTAGtttgtatgccaactactaccAGTTTTTGTTCCTAGtttgtatgccaactactaccAGTTTTTGTTCCTAGtttgtatgccaactactaccAGCTTTTGTTCTTAGAttgtatgccaactactaccagcttttgttctgtaatggaatgattggttattgttgttgaacttgactgtaccagtcactccaatacaatctttgattgtctgaatgtttattgtcttcgatataatgagtctcaaggccgttgtttgcttaatcaatcctagactcgtctgttcagctaaaagctgattgtcttgtAAAGCCAACAAGCAGAGTTGTCTGACCTGACACTGAGCTTGTCTTAAATTGTACTGTTCAATAGTTTGCACAAattgttgattgtataaactggttatattgattCTTCGTTGTATgattacaaattgacagaacattggcacatcaacagtATTTCATTTAACAGTTAATGTAATAGCATTGTGGCTTAGCTATATTCAACTGCATTAATTTGCTGATTGCTGATTATTCCCAGACTTGTTAATTCGTACTGCCATAcgctaacaaacttattttcgatAAACTGAACGCATACGAAAAAGGCGAaagtattacgtcacaacaatggTACAGGAAGTGATTGTGGCTCGTGTTACTCTTAGCTAAAACGACACACAAGTACTAGAATTGAAATCTCacataatctgtatattagttttggttataatcacaatattatcacagttcctagcttgtatgc of the Clavelina lepadiformis chromosome 7, kaClaLepa1.1, whole genome shotgun sequence genome contains:
- the LOC143465403 gene encoding aspartate/prephenate aminotransferase-like, translating into MELGQCFLKDSLKQSKSASNLQFHEHIKSLQEKGVKIHHLGFGQSPFPVPQFAQDELKRYSHVGEYLPIRGLLKLREVVCQLHSREDDLHHFKASDVIVGPGSKELIFLLLAVTNGDVLLLAPTWTTYKPQALLSNHTVHKIPTNFEEGWKLTPERLEMVFEENKVKKNSVLIFCNPDNPTGTSYSANELKSLSEVFRKHKLLVVSDEIYSRLSFSGQYTSLAKFYPEGTVVSCGISKWASCGGWRLGYHLYPPHLKAVGDAVASAASQTFTSASAPIQYAAIELLKFGDNSRSYVFHCRRILQAVAKFCCRTLEEHGVHVREPHSGYYIFPDFETIRSGLTARGVTTGTGMCLALLEDTGVAVMAGGPAYLHGDEDLTVRLCYVNFDGAAALTASEELGAKDFDDSFLEKFCAPTVDAINKIVAWVDEMKIA